The Apium graveolens cultivar Ventura chromosome 11, ASM990537v1, whole genome shotgun sequence genome has a window encoding:
- the LOC141695529 gene encoding uncharacterized protein LOC141695529: MENKLKGSISLSYPTLTKGNYTAWSMKMSVYIQAHGVWEAVEKSDPKAVIETKIDKIALAMIYQGIPEEYLLSIAEKKIAKDAWEAIKTMSQGADKVKQAKVQILKAEFEALTMKEADQIDDFYMKINGIVSNIRALGEPVAKSYMVKKLLRVVPPKFLQIASTLEQFGDLETMFIEEAVGALKAHEERMRGTGTTSDAQLMLTEEKWRKKDSEGKKLLLTWLKRSNRGPSGGSLGQRGRGSRDKSQVRCFNCGIMGHYAAECRKPRRGREMKPEVNIAAIEDDGPALLLAKLEQREEDLVLLNEGEAITKLMSKGYRKAGESNIWYLGNGASNHMMGDETKFSTLNKNVGGNVRFRDGSSIGIEGKGSIKLRCKNGEKRTLEDVYYLPTLQNNIISLGQLSKRGNEIVISGDLLRVYDNQRKLLMKVTRSKNRLYKIALEPWDGVCMLTKSKETSWLWHSHLGHVNFHSMELMSKKGMVKGMPAIVIPKKICSGCLMAKQVRKSFPAQSSFKTSHALELVHGDL, encoded by the exons ATGGAGAACAAGCTCAAAGGGTCAATTAGCCTTAGTTACCCAACTCTGACAAAGGGGAACTATACGGCGTGGTCAATGAAGATGAGCGTCTATATACAGGCGCACGGAGTGTGGGAAGCTGTGGAGAAAAGTGACCCGAAGGCAGTGATTGAAACCAAAATAGATAAGATCGCGTTGGCCATGATTTATCAAGGTATCCCTGAGGAGTACCTATTGTCAATCGCTGAGAAGAAAATAGCCAAAGACGCCTGGGAGGCGATCAAAACCATGAGCCAAGGAGCTGACAAGGTTAAACAGGCTAAGGTGCAAATATTGAAAGCTGAGTTTGAGGCCTTAACCATGAAGGAGGCTGATCAGATAGATGATTTCTACATGAAAATCAATGGCATCGTGTCAAACATACGGGCATTAGGAGAACCTGTGGCTAAATCATACATGGTGAAGAAGTTGTTGCGTGTCGTCCCACCCAAATTTCTCCAAATTGCTTCTACGTTAGAACAATTTGGGGACCTCGAAACCATGTTCATTGAAGAAGCAGTTGGAGCACTGAAAGCGCATGAAGAAAGGATGAGGGGAACTGGCACTACCAGTGATGCACAACTAATGTTAACTGAGGAGAAATGGCGAAAGAAAGACAGTGAAGGTAAAAAACTGCTACTCACATGGCTGAAGAGGTCGAATCGAGGACCCTCAGGTGGATCTTTGGGACAGAGGGGTCGAGGAAGTCGAGACAAAAGCCAAGTAAGGTGTTTCAATTGTGGCATAATGGGACATTACGCAGCTGAATGCAGAAAACCTCGTCGAGGAAGGGAGATGAAACCAGAGGTGAACATTGCAGCCATCGAAGATGATGGGCCAGCCCTTTTATTAGCAAAGCTTGAACAAAGGGAGGAGGATTTGGTTCTGTTGAACGAAGGAGAAGCAATTACAAAGCTGATGTCTAAAGGTTATCGAAAAGCGGGGGAGTCAAACATCTGGTACTTAGGCAATGGTGCGAGCAACCATATGATGGGTGATGAAACTAAATTCAGCACTTTGAACAAAAACGTTGGTGGAAATGTGAGATTTAGAGATGGCTCATCCATAGGAATCGAGGGAAAGGGGTCCATAAAACTCAGGTGCAAGAATGGAGAAAAAAGAACACTTGAGGACGTGTATTATCTCCCAACGTTGCAAAACAACATTATCAGCCTTGGCCAATTGTCTAAGAGGGGCAACGAAATTGTGATCAGTGGTGACTTACTTCGAGTCTATGACAATCAAAGAAAACTGCTAATGAAGGTAACCAGGTCGAAGAACAGACTTTACAAGATTGCATTGGAGCCATGGGATGGTGTTTGTATGCTTACAAAGTCTAAAGAAACTTCTTGGCTCTGGCACTCGCATCTTGGGCACGTCAACTTTCATTCCATGGAGCTGATGTCAAAGAAGGGAATGGTGAAAGGGATGCCTGCTATAGTAATACCAAAGAAAATTTGCAGCGGATGCTTAATGGCCAAACAAGTAAGGAAATCTTTCCCTGCTCAGTCAAGTTTTAAAACAAGTCATGCTTTAGAACTAGTTCATGGAGACTT ATGA